A genomic stretch from Achromobacter spanius includes:
- the ppc gene encoding phosphoenolpyruvate carboxylase — protein MKAIRPQSDSAEPLRHDIRLLGRFLGAVIEECEGKRVFDTIETLRRTAVKFRREGNEADSKLLEQRVKRLQGNDPNSVARAFSYFLHLANIAEDRDQNRSQRARALAGDTAPRGSLRDAVQTLGKQGVGVARIRKLLADASVVPVLTAHPTEVQRKSTLDVHREIAAALTQRGNPLTPEELAELDAALLGRVATLWQTRMLRYTRLTVADEIENALSYYRSTFLQVIPRLYADLSKLLNRETAKPFAAPPPPLEPFLRMGSWIGGDRDGNPNVDASTLERALLRQATVLFEHYLQEVHALGAELSITTMLISADPELLALADNSGDDSPHRRDEPYRRALVGVYARLAATAQALTGQNLARRRTVAAPAYQAPQELSADLAVIAASLAAHHGSPLAKLRLSGLQQAIEVFGFHLATVDLRQSSDVHENALAELFERAGVQHEGKPLDYLSLDEDQRVALLRAELAQARPLASPWIAYSEDTTRELAVLRAAAAGRARYGKQAVRQTIVSHTETLSDLLEVMVLQKEAGLIAPAGQDIAPEDGLMVVPLFETIPDLQRGADIMAAWLDLPEVRQRVKQAQNGAQEVMLGYSDSNKDGGFLTSNWSLYQAERALVDVFSSRHVRLRLFHGRGGSVGRGGGSSFDAILSQPPGTVAGQIRLTEQGEVIQSKYKDAEVGRWHLELLVAATLESSLAPRAEATSAEDAHMAQHGPAMSFMSETAQRTYRGLVYDTPRFAEYFFAATPISEIAGLNIGSRPASRKKGQRIEDLRAIPWGFSWAQCRLMLTGWYGMGSAIEAYLETGAPDAPRSRRARLAQLREMAREWPAFRTLLSNMEMVLAKSDLAIAARYAQLVPQRALRERVFGMISAEHGRTLAMLKLLTQRELLADNPALQDSLRERFAYIDPLNYLQIDLIRRHRAAQKHPEADVDKRVQRAIHLTINGIAAGLRNSG, from the coding sequence ATGAAAGCCATTCGCCCGCAGTCCGACTCCGCAGAACCCTTGCGCCACGATATCCGGCTGCTAGGCCGTTTTTTAGGCGCCGTTATTGAAGAATGCGAAGGCAAGCGTGTCTTTGACACCATCGAAACACTGCGCCGCACGGCGGTGAAATTTCGTCGTGAAGGCAATGAGGCGGACAGCAAGCTGCTGGAGCAGCGCGTCAAGCGCTTGCAAGGCAACGACCCGAATTCGGTGGCGCGCGCCTTCAGCTACTTCCTGCACCTGGCCAACATTGCCGAAGACCGCGACCAGAACCGCAGCCAGCGCGCCCGCGCGTTGGCCGGCGACACCGCCCCGCGCGGCAGCCTGCGCGACGCCGTGCAGACGCTGGGCAAGCAAGGGGTGGGCGTGGCCCGCATACGCAAGCTGCTGGCCGACGCCAGCGTGGTGCCGGTGCTGACCGCGCACCCCACCGAAGTGCAGCGCAAAAGCACGCTGGACGTGCATCGCGAAATTGCCGCCGCGCTGACCCAGCGCGGCAACCCGCTGACGCCGGAAGAGCTGGCCGAACTGGATGCCGCGCTGCTTGGCCGCGTGGCCACCTTGTGGCAGACCCGCATGCTGCGCTACACGCGCCTGACGGTGGCCGACGAGATCGAGAACGCGCTGTCGTACTACCGCAGCACCTTCCTGCAAGTTATCCCGCGCCTGTACGCGGATTTATCCAAGCTCTTGAACCGCGAAACCGCCAAGCCGTTTGCCGCCCCGCCCCCGCCGCTGGAACCGTTCCTGCGCATGGGTAGCTGGATCGGCGGCGACCGCGACGGCAATCCCAATGTGGACGCAAGCACACTGGAGCGCGCGCTGCTGCGCCAGGCCACCGTGCTGTTCGAACACTATCTGCAAGAGGTCCACGCGCTGGGCGCGGAGCTGTCGATCACCACCATGCTGATCTCGGCCGACCCGGAATTGCTGGCGCTGGCCGACAACAGCGGCGACGATTCCCCCCACCGCCGCGACGAGCCCTACCGCCGCGCGCTGGTCGGTGTGTACGCCCGCCTGGCTGCCACCGCCCAGGCGCTGACCGGGCAGAATCTGGCGCGCCGCCGCACCGTGGCGGCGCCCGCCTACCAGGCGCCACAAGAACTGTCGGCCGATCTGGCCGTCATCGCCGCGTCGCTGGCCGCGCACCACGGTTCGCCGCTGGCCAAGCTGCGGCTGTCCGGCCTGCAACAAGCCATTGAGGTGTTCGGATTCCACCTGGCCACCGTCGACCTGCGCCAAAGCTCCGACGTGCATGAAAACGCATTGGCTGAATTGTTCGAACGCGCCGGCGTCCAGCATGAGGGCAAGCCGCTGGACTACCTGTCGCTGGACGAAGACCAGCGCGTGGCGCTCTTGCGGGCCGAACTGGCCCAGGCCCGCCCCCTGGCCTCGCCCTGGATTGCTTACAGCGAAGACACCACGCGCGAACTGGCCGTGCTGCGCGCCGCCGCCGCCGGCCGCGCGCGCTACGGCAAGCAGGCGGTACGCCAGACCATCGTGTCGCACACCGAAACCTTGAGCGACCTGCTGGAAGTGATGGTGTTGCAAAAGGAAGCCGGCCTGATCGCGCCGGCCGGCCAGGACATTGCGCCCGAAGACGGCCTGATGGTGGTGCCGCTCTTCGAAACGATTCCCGACTTGCAGCGCGGGGCAGACATCATGGCCGCCTGGCTGGACTTGCCCGAAGTGCGCCAGCGCGTGAAGCAGGCGCAGAACGGCGCGCAGGAAGTCATGCTGGGCTATTCCGACAGCAACAAGGACGGCGGTTTCCTCACGTCGAACTGGTCGCTGTACCAGGCTGAACGCGCACTAGTGGATGTGTTTTCTTCCCGCCACGTGCGCCTGCGCCTGTTCCACGGACGCGGCGGTTCGGTGGGACGCGGCGGTGGCTCCAGCTTTGACGCCATCCTGTCGCAGCCCCCGGGCACGGTGGCGGGCCAGATCCGCCTGACCGAGCAAGGCGAAGTCATCCAAAGCAAGTACAAGGACGCCGAGGTGGGCCGCTGGCACCTGGAACTGCTGGTGGCCGCCACGCTGGAATCCAGCCTGGCGCCGCGCGCCGAGGCCACCAGCGCCGAAGACGCGCACATGGCGCAGCACGGCCCGGCGATGTCATTCATGTCCGAAACGGCGCAGCGCACCTACCGTGGCCTGGTCTACGACACGCCGCGCTTTGCCGAGTACTTCTTTGCCGCCACGCCCATCAGCGAAATCGCGGGCTTGAACATCGGTTCACGCCCGGCCTCACGCAAGAAGGGCCAGCGCATTGAAGACCTGCGCGCCATTCCCTGGGGCTTTTCGTGGGCGCAATGCCGGCTGATGCTGACTGGCTGGTACGGCATGGGATCGGCCATCGAGGCTTATCTGGAAACGGGCGCCCCCGACGCGCCCCGCTCGCGCCGCGCCCGCCTGGCGCAACTGCGCGAGATGGCGCGCGAATGGCCGGCGTTTCGCACGCTGCTGTCCAATATGGAAATGGTGCTGGCCAAGTCCGACCTGGCCATCGCCGCGCGCTACGCGCAACTGGTTCCGCAGCGCGCGCTGCGCGAGCGCGTGTTCGGCATGATCAGCGCCGAACACGGCCGCACGCTGGCCATGCTGAAGCTGCTGACCCAGCGCGAACTGCTGGCCGACAACCCGGCCCTGCAAGATTCCTTGCGCGAACGCTTCGCCTACATCGATCCCTTGAATTATCTGCAGATCGACCTGATCCGCCGCCACCGCGCGGCGCAGAAACACCCCGAGGCGGATGTCGACAAGCGGGTGCAGCGCGCCATCCACTTAACAATCAACGGCATCGCGGCGGGGCTGCGCAATTCCGGTTAG